The DNA window ATAATTAATTGCTCTTGAATTAACTAGGAAATCATGGTTTGGCTGAATCTACACTTTCCCTCGAAAACTTCAGCTAAGATTGAAGGTGCAATCCCATACCTTTGTTAACCCAGACAAGGCGATCGCTGATTTAACTGAATAAAGATGAGACGCGATTGTGCCAAGCTACCTTCACCTCTCAAGCAGGAAGACTTTGCTAGCAAAATGGAATATACCAAAGAGCCGATTTTTTTCTGGCGACAAATTACTCAGCTTATGCTAACCGTTGCTGAACCGCAAACGTTGCTGTCCTTGGTAGCGAGAAGTTGTGCAGAAATTTTTCAAGCAGATTCTTGTTTGATTATTGCTGGGGTTGATTCTACTGCTAAATTACAAGCTAGTGTCTGTACGGCAAATAGTTCTTTAACTATCAGTGCTGGTCAAGCTACAAGGCTAATTGCTCATCCTTTGCTAAAAGAAGTTCTGGCTGCTATCGAACCTGTGGCGATCGCCGATTTCTCAGTTGCTAACCAAGATGAGCAACAGGAATTATTACAATCAATATTTCCTGCAAGAGCTTCGCTGGGAATAACTATTCGGATTGCCGATCGCGTTAATGGCGTAATTTTAATTTTTCAATCGGAACCGCGTCAATGGAGCGTTTCTGAGCAGGAATTACTCAAAAGTATCGCCGAACCAGTAGCGATCGCTATTTCTTTCGCTCAACAACAGCAACAAGCGGCAACGACAAGCCGACATCAGGTTTTGCTCACTCAGCTATCTGCTCAAATTACTCAAGCTAGTAAAAGCGCTAATGTTGAAGAAATTTATCAGCTTGCGCTTAATTGTCTTGTTTCTGCACTAGAAGTGGATCGAGGTTTAATTTTAAATTTGAAATATGCCGATCCTCTTTACAAACGTACTTATCCTCGTTTTCTCCCCCAGGTAAAAGCTACTGTTTCTTGTCAGTGGGTAACTACTTCAACTTCAGTCAACCAAATTACTAATCTTCCCTACCATTACTCATTTTCTCTCTCTGATTGTCCAATTTCTCGACAAGCTTTTTTAACATCCCCACAGCCGTTAGCGATCGCTATTTCGTCTGAACTTGAGCAACAAGTTGATTCTTTGCTTTATAATCCGGAAATCACCCCCTCTATACTCTTTATTCCTTTCTTAGGTAATAGTAGCGGTGACTCTAACCAACCTACGGTTTTAGGTTTTGCTGTTTTGCAGCAAACTTATCCGAGAATTTGGCAACAAGATGAAATTGAACTAGCAAAATTAATCTGCCATCAAGCAGCTACAGCAATTATTCACCAACAAACTTTAGGTCAAGTTAATTCTATTGTTAAAGAACGTACTGAACAATTGCAAAGAAGTTTGGAAATTCAAGCTAAACTCTCTGAAAAAATGCGTCAGTATATCCATGAACTACGAGAATTAAACAAACTCAAAGATGAATTTATCGCTAATATGAGTCACGAGTTTAGAACTCCTCTAGCAAGTATGAAATTAGCAATAGAAATGTTACGTCAATATAAGTCATCTCCAGATCGTCAGGCAAAATATTTAAGTATTCTGGAAGAAGAATGGCATCGAGAAAATAATCTCGTCCAAGATTTACTAACTTGGCAAAAACTCAAATCAAATAAGTTTACTACTCATCCCCAAAAAGTCGCTCTTAAGTCTCTCGTCCAAGAATTGTGCGATCGCTTTCAAGCAAAATGGTCGCAAGATAGTAAAAAGAAATTAACTTTAGCTTTAGACGATCGATCTGTATCTACAGATGACCTGACTATCTATACCGATTTAGAAAGTTTACAAAATATCCTTAATGAATTGCTAACTAATGCTGGTAAATTCTCTGCTGACGATACTACTGTTAGTTTTCAAGTTGTCCAAAAATTAACTCGCACGGAAAAGCAAATTATTTTTACGATTACTAATCTCAGTTACGGTATTACCCCAGAAGAACAAACCTACATTTTTGAACCATTTCGCCGTGGTAAATGGGCGACGGATAAAGAAATTCGCGGTACAGGTTTAGGTTTAGCTTTAGTCAAGTCTTTTGTGGAACATCTGAATGGCACAATTGAGTTAAAAATTACTCCTAGTCAAAATTCTCAGATTTTCCTAACCTCTTTTACAGTTACGTTACCTCAGTTAGATAAATAACCGGAAAACTGAAAAAGCAGTTAAGTTTTTCCCCCTTTTAACCATTCAACAACTTCCTGAGCATTTCGATCGGGAGGGAAAACTGGATAAAATACTTTGACTATTTTTCCTTCTTCAACAATTAAAGTTAAACGTTTAATTAGTAACTTATTTTCTACTTCAAAAGTTGGCAACTGCAACGATCTTGTTAATTGAAAATTGGCATCGCTCAAAAGTTCAAATGGTAAATGAAGTCGTTTTACTGCTTCAAGTTGGTCGGAATATTTTTGCGTACTTACTCCATATACTTGAGTACCGATCGCTTGAAGCTCTTGATAATGATCTCGAAAACTACATGACTGTGGAGTACATCCTCGCGCACCAGGAATGAAATCCCAACCGTCAGGTAGTTCAACACCTGGTTTACCTGTCATTGGGTAACAATAAAATACTACTTTTCCCTGAATGTTTGCAATATTTATCTGTTTATTAGAAGTTGACTGAAGAATAACATTGGGTAATTTTTTTCCTAATAAATGAGAACTTGCTCCATCATCTATAGGTACAGGCAAATCGGATGGTAATTCAGTAAAATTTTCAGTCATCATTCCTAGCGATAAAAAACTTTTTGTTGTGCAACTTTGTTTTTGAATTGCCGAAACTTCTAACATCCATTTTTAAGCTTAAGGAATTTCACGGTGGGAGGAATGACCAGTTTTGTGTAAAGTAAACTTAGGGTAAAAATACTGTCAAATCTAGCTTGGCAATTGAAGAGAGCAACTACTGTAGCTGAAAATATCTCTGAGCAAAGCTTTGGGGGAACAGTATCCGCCCGATGCCGAATACAAGGTGCCAGATGGCGAAGAAAGCATCTTCTTTAGTTTTTACCACAAATGGCGATCGCTTGGTGAAACGAACTAATTCTTCATCTAAGTTACTACGCTGGCAAAAAGCGAGATATTCCCCTTTGGCACGCCAAATCGATGTTTTTAGTTTGGCGGCAAGGTTAGTTTTTTATCTATGGTGGGACAATAGCTTTGGCAATAATTCTCCGAAACAAAGAAATCGTCGCGCTCAGTGGCTAGTTAGACAACTGCTCAATTTAGGACCGACTTTTATTAAAATTGGACAGGCTCTTTCGACTCGTCCGGATTTAATTCCGATCGAATATATTGAAGCTTTGACTCAATTGCAAGATCGAGTGCCGGAATTTAGTAGTGCTGAGGCGATCGCTACTGTCGAATCGGAACTTGGTAGTTCGGTTAACAGTTTATATTTGGATTTCGATCCGGTTCCTCTTGCTTCTGCGAGTATCGGTCAGGTACATAGAGCTAAGCTACATTCTGGTGAGGAAGTTGTCGTTAAAGTGCAACGTCCGGGAATAGAAGAGTTATTTAATCTGGATTTTGAAGTTCTCCATCGCTTAATTCGTTTTTCTAATCAATATCTACCTTGGGTCAGAAAATACGACTTGGAAGGTATTTATCAAGAATTTTTTAGTCTTCTCTATCAAGAAATCGACTATTTTCAGGAAGGTAAAAACGCCGAACGCTTCCAGGAGAATTTCCAAAACTACCCAGGTGTAATCGTTCCCAAGGTTTATTGGCGCTACACAACGAAAAAAGTCTTAACTCTGGAATATTTACCCGGTATCAAAATCAGCGATCGCGTGACGATTGAAGCTGCTGGTATTAATCCCGATCGTTTGATCGAACTTGGTATC is part of the Oscillatoria salina IIICB1 genome and encodes:
- a CDS encoding ABC1 kinase family protein, which encodes MAKKASSLVFTTNGDRLVKRTNSSSKLLRWQKARYSPLARQIDVFSLAARLVFYLWWDNSFGNNSPKQRNRRAQWLVRQLLNLGPTFIKIGQALSTRPDLIPIEYIEALTQLQDRVPEFSSAEAIATVESELGSSVNSLYLDFDPVPLASASIGQVHRAKLHSGEEVVVKVQRPGIEELFNLDFEVLHRLIRFSNQYLPWVRKYDLEGIYQEFFSLLYQEIDYFQEGKNAERFQENFQNYPGVIVPKVYWRYTTKKVLTLEYLPGIKISDRVTIEAAGINPDRLIELGICCYLKQLLEDGFFQSDPHPGNMAVAADGSIIFYDFGTMAEVKSLAKDEMVKTFFAVIRKDADRVVDSLVYMGLLEPMSDMTAVKRLVAFLLDNFRDKPVDIRAFEQVSAEVYMMFEQQPFRLPPQMTFVLKSLTTLDGIARALDPQYNLLQASKPFITRIAASSATSGNFIGQLARQAKSYLQNRLQKSKQTEILLQRIETRLEQGEFQMNVRNEASDRALGRIHLALKCLIYACLFGFGSLCGSLLVLVPALNWAIAVFAFAAFWFLLFLRSFVKLAIREKLDRLAQK
- a CDS encoding sensor histidine kinase, encoding MRRDCAKLPSPLKQEDFASKMEYTKEPIFFWRQITQLMLTVAEPQTLLSLVARSCAEIFQADSCLIIAGVDSTAKLQASVCTANSSLTISAGQATRLIAHPLLKEVLAAIEPVAIADFSVANQDEQQELLQSIFPARASLGITIRIADRVNGVILIFQSEPRQWSVSEQELLKSIAEPVAIAISFAQQQQQAATTSRHQVLLTQLSAQITQASKSANVEEIYQLALNCLVSALEVDRGLILNLKYADPLYKRTYPRFLPQVKATVSCQWVTTSTSVNQITNLPYHYSFSLSDCPISRQAFLTSPQPLAIAISSELEQQVDSLLYNPEITPSILFIPFLGNSSGDSNQPTVLGFAVLQQTYPRIWQQDEIELAKLICHQAATAIIHQQTLGQVNSIVKERTEQLQRSLEIQAKLSEKMRQYIHELRELNKLKDEFIANMSHEFRTPLASMKLAIEMLRQYKSSPDRQAKYLSILEEEWHRENNLVQDLLTWQKLKSNKFTTHPQKVALKSLVQELCDRFQAKWSQDSKKKLTLALDDRSVSTDDLTIYTDLESLQNILNELLTNAGKFSADDTTVSFQVVQKLTRTEKQIIFTITNLSYGITPEEQTYIFEPFRRGKWATDKEIRGTGLGLALVKSFVEHLNGTIELKITPSQNSQIFLTSFTVTLPQLDK
- a CDS encoding peroxiredoxin, which produces MMTENFTELPSDLPVPIDDGASSHLLGKKLPNVILQSTSNKQINIANIQGKVVFYCYPMTGKPGVELPDGWDFIPGARGCTPQSCSFRDHYQELQAIGTQVYGVSTQKYSDQLEAVKRLHLPFELLSDANFQLTRSLQLPTFEVENKLLIKRLTLIVEEGKIVKVFYPVFPPDRNAQEVVEWLKGGKT